In Erigeron canadensis isolate Cc75 chromosome 1, C_canadensis_v1, whole genome shotgun sequence, a single window of DNA contains:
- the LOC122595139 gene encoding pistil-specific extensin-like protein — MKMVWSMLLLVMAAAVINIAECWEEIPTNGAGGVIRVGGKVLCQDCTEGWNEWVNSHKPIEGCVVSVTCMDDRKRIIYYGSDKTDKAGEFEVTINKYIYGKKIKPEACFTRLVSSPDPICNIPTNFAGGKTGVKLGRPTLVYRDMIKHVLGPFYYTTPMCDEPDTNDSDNDNDDNSYGKQNNY; from the exons atgaagaTGGTATGGTCGATGTTGTTGCTTGTTATGGCCGCAGCAGTTATCAACATAGCCGAATGTTGGGAAGAAATTCCCACGAATGGTGCTGGTGGAGTCATTCGTGTTGGTGGAAAAGTACTTTGCCAAGATTGTACCGAAGGATGGAACGAATGGGTAAATAGTCATAAACCTATCGAAG gtTGTGTGGTTTCGGTGACATGCATGGACGACAGAAAGAGGATTATATACTATGGAAGTGATAAAACTGACAAAGCTGGTGAGTTTGAGGTCACCataaacaaatacatatatggaaAGAAGATAAAGCCCGAAGCTTGTTTCACAAGGCTCGTTTCGTCACCTGATCCTATTTGTAACATCCCCACCAATTTCGCTGGAGGCAAGACCGGGGTGAAGCTTGGTCGCCCGACCCTAGTGTACCGAGATATGATCAAACATGTCCTTGGTCCATTCTATTACACAACACCTATGTGTGATGAACCCGATACTAATGATAGCGATAATGACAATGATGATAATTCATATGGAAAACAAAATAACTACTGA
- the LOC122605204 gene encoding NAD(P)H-quinone oxidoreductase subunit T, chloroplastic, whose protein sequence is MAARTGIPSPSLSLLPGRGRTATTTTTVTTVSLWKPVTRVGRRCVFRVYASEGGKAKQRTPQEVDTRIHWENEDDGWVGGSSASTTQSVEEEEQQNDFLGEKFSQLLNNSTDSHYQFLGVPAEADLEEIKVAYRRLSKEYHPDTTSLPLKEASQMFMKLREVYSVLSDSEKRRFYDWTLAQEAASREAEKMRVKLEDPYMKDIENFVSIPDMVDRLGGRNMELSDQAKSALTFDILIVIFSICCIIYVVLFKEPYY, encoded by the exons ATGGCTGCCAGAACAGGCATACCATCACCTTCACTGTCTCTCTTACCAGGAAGAGGCAGAACcgccaccacaaccaccacAGTGACCACAGTCTCTCTGTGGAAGCCTGTCACGCGAGTTGGCAGAAGATGCGTTTTTCGGGTTTATGCATCCGAAGGAGGGAAAGCAAAGCAGAGGACACCACAAGAAGTTGATACCAGAATTCACTGGGAGAATGAGGACGATGGATGGGTCGGTGGCAGCAGTGCCAGCACTACTCAGTCAGTAGAAGAAGAGGAGCAGCAGAACGACTTTCTTGGTGAAAAGTTCTCACAGTTGCTCAACAATTCTACTGATTCTCATTACCA ATTTTTAGGGGTGCCAGCAGAAGCCGACTTAGAAGAGATCAAGGTGGCCTACAGACGGCTATCAAAAGAGTACCATCCCGATACCACTTCTCTACCGTTAAAAGAAGCCTCTCAAATGTTCATGAAACTGAGAGAAGTTTACAGCGTACTGAGTGACTCAGAGAAGCGAAGGTTCTACGACTGGACACTGGCTCAGGAAGCCGCGAGTCGTGAAGCGGAAAAGATGAGGGTAAAGTTGGAAGATCCATACATGAAAGATATAGAAAACTTTGTGTCAATCCCAGACATGGTTGACAGGCTTGGTGGAAGGAACATGGAGCTGAGTGACCAAGCGAAATCTGCTCTCACTTTTGATATACTTATAGTTATATTCTCGATTTGTTGTATCATATACGTGGTTCTCTTCAAGGAACCTTATTATTAG